A genome region from Frankineae bacterium MT45 includes the following:
- a CDS encoding Pimeloyl-ACP methyl ester carboxylesterase — protein MRRVTVAPRGCAKVPVVLAFERSGSGEPLILIHGVGHRRQAWYPVRDLLTPHRDVILVDLPGHGESPPLELNGRSVADALTDYLREFLKDLSLESPHIGGNSLGGRIALEAAVHGDARSATALSPAGFWRSRLEFAYTEKLFNLVSASSRTMGSRVGTLSRTAAGRTMMLSWLNAHPGSVTPEMAVGDFHAFQAAQPALKMVLAGAIEFSGTIPEDVPVTIAWGTRDTVLPVRQLKWAHQLIPSATCIRLPSCGHMPMSDRPRLVADVLLRGSAPV, from the coding sequence ATGCGCCGCGTCACGGTGGCGCCGCGAGGCTGCGCTAAAGTCCCAGTGGTGTTGGCATTCGAACGCTCCGGCAGCGGCGAACCTCTGATCCTGATCCACGGAGTCGGTCACCGGAGGCAGGCCTGGTATCCGGTTCGCGACCTGCTGACCCCGCATCGTGACGTGATCCTGGTCGACCTCCCGGGGCACGGCGAGTCGCCGCCGTTGGAGTTGAACGGACGCTCGGTGGCTGACGCACTGACCGACTATCTGCGCGAGTTCCTGAAGGATCTGTCGCTGGAGTCCCCTCACATCGGCGGCAACTCACTCGGTGGGCGGATCGCGCTCGAGGCGGCGGTGCACGGCGACGCCCGATCCGCCACCGCGCTCTCACCGGCTGGATTCTGGCGTTCCCGCTTGGAGTTCGCCTACACCGAGAAGCTCTTCAACCTCGTCAGCGCGTCATCCCGGACGATGGGCTCGCGAGTCGGGACCCTCTCCCGCACCGCGGCCGGACGAACCATGATGCTGAGCTGGCTCAACGCACATCCGGGGAGCGTCACCCCCGAGATGGCGGTCGGCGACTTCCACGCGTTTCAGGCAGCGCAGCCGGCGTTGAAGATGGTGCTCGCCGGCGCCATCGAGTTCTCGGGCACCATTCCCGAGGACGTGCCCGTCACGATCGCCTGGGGAACCCGGGACACCGTGCTTCCGGTCCGCCAGCTCAAATGGGCGCATCAGCTGATCCCGTCGGCGACGTGCATTCGACTGCCATCCTGCGGGCACATGCCGATGAGTGACCGGCCGCGACTGGTCGCCGACGTCCTGTTGCGCGGGAGCGCACCCGTCTGA
- a CDS encoding Sec-independent protein translocase TatC — protein sequence MKFPKLRRRPPNPDARMSVLDHLRELRRRLIIVLIIVGVGAVVGWIFYDPILEFLKEPYCHVPASKRLNVNGSNDCALLFHGVLDGFTSRLKVSVIAGAILTAPLWLYQIWAFITPGLRRSERRYTIYFIIASTLLFALGVALAFAVLFKGLDVLISTAGNGVVAALTIDSYLSFVTLMLIVFGAAFEIPLLVVLANFAGALPAKLLVKSQRAGIFLIFLFAAVATPSTDPFTMCAMAVPMCLLFEVAVLVAVIHDRRKAKRLAAAELPDDQPSEVDAIPAPLEELNNSESGWSETT from the coding sequence ATGAAGTTTCCGAAGCTGCGCCGTCGGCCGCCCAACCCCGACGCGCGAATGTCGGTACTCGACCACCTTCGCGAGCTGCGCCGCCGGCTCATCATCGTGCTCATCATCGTCGGGGTCGGGGCCGTAGTCGGCTGGATCTTCTACGATCCGATCCTCGAGTTCCTCAAAGAGCCGTACTGCCACGTCCCGGCCTCGAAGCGGCTCAACGTCAACGGCAGCAACGACTGCGCGCTCCTCTTCCACGGTGTGCTCGACGGCTTCACCTCGCGGCTGAAGGTCTCGGTCATCGCCGGTGCCATTCTCACCGCGCCGCTCTGGCTCTATCAGATCTGGGCCTTCATCACGCCCGGTCTGCGCCGCAGCGAGCGGCGCTACACCATCTACTTCATCATCGCCTCGACGCTGCTCTTCGCGCTCGGCGTCGCGCTGGCCTTCGCGGTGCTCTTCAAGGGTCTCGACGTCCTCATCTCCACCGCCGGGAACGGGGTGGTCGCGGCCCTGACGATCGACAGCTACCTCTCGTTCGTCACCCTCATGCTCATCGTCTTCGGGGCGGCCTTTGAGATACCGCTGCTGGTGGTGCTGGCCAACTTCGCCGGGGCGCTGCCGGCCAAGTTGCTGGTCAAGTCGCAGCGGGCCGGGATCTTCCTGATCTTCCTCTTCGCCGCCGTCGCCACCCCGAGCACCGATCCCTTCACCATGTGCGCGATGGCGGTACCCATGTGCCTGCTCTTCGAGGTGGCCGTCCTCGTCGCGGTGATCCACGATCGTCGCAAGGCCAAGCGCCTGGCGGCGGCCGAACTCCCGGACGACCAACCCTCGGAGGTTGACGCCATCCCGGCGCCGCTCGAGGAGCTGAACAACTCCGAAAGTGGCTGGTCGGAGACCACCTGA
- a CDS encoding proteasome accessory factor C: MSGERDRLPRLLALVPFLQARRGVSVAEAADAFGVTPDQLRRDLQLLWMCGLPGHGPGDLIDLSFEGETISVIFDAGISRPQRLNSEEALALVVALRTLAETPGLTDRDAVERALVKIEAAAGGEIEAADTVSVALDTMTSTLAILQRALDTGCALQLRYYTATRDETTERVVDPMRIFELDGRSYLEAWCRRAEGMRAFRLDRIEWAEVLDEPSRPPAGAQLRDLSEGLYTPAPEHLLAQLRVSPSFAWVADYYPTSSLEEQSDGRRLISLHVADPSWVRALALGSGGDVEVLSPVWLAESIRSEAAAALAAYD; encoded by the coding sequence GTGAGCGGCGAACGCGATCGGTTACCCCGGCTGCTGGCCCTGGTGCCGTTCCTGCAGGCCCGTCGGGGGGTATCCGTCGCCGAGGCGGCTGACGCCTTCGGTGTCACGCCGGACCAACTGCGCCGAGACCTGCAGCTGCTCTGGATGTGCGGCCTCCCCGGTCACGGCCCGGGTGACCTGATCGACCTCTCCTTCGAGGGGGAGACCATCTCCGTCATCTTCGATGCCGGCATCTCCCGTCCCCAGCGCCTCAACAGCGAGGAGGCCCTGGCCCTCGTCGTCGCGCTGCGGACGCTGGCCGAGACACCCGGACTCACCGACCGCGACGCGGTGGAGCGGGCGCTGGTGAAGATCGAGGCGGCGGCCGGGGGCGAGATCGAAGCGGCCGATACCGTCAGCGTCGCGCTGGACACCATGACGAGCACGCTGGCCATCCTGCAGCGAGCCCTGGACACCGGCTGCGCACTGCAGTTGCGCTACTACACCGCCACTCGCGACGAGACGACCGAACGCGTCGTCGACCCGATGCGCATCTTCGAACTCGACGGGCGCAGCTACCTGGAGGCGTGGTGCCGGCGAGCCGAGGGGATGCGCGCTTTCCGCCTTGATCGCATCGAGTGGGCCGAGGTCCTGGACGAACCCTCGCGGCCGCCGGCCGGGGCGCAGCTGCGTGACCTGAGCGAAGGGCTCTACACGCCCGCTCCGGAGCATCTGCTCGCCCAGCTGCGGGTGAGCCCGTCCTTCGCTTGGGTGGCCGACTACTACCCGACCTCCTCCCTCGAGGAGCAGAGCGATGGGCGCCGCCTGATCAGCCTGCACGTCGCCGACCCGTCCTGGGTCCGCGCGCTCGCTCTCGGCTCCGGCGGCGATGTCGAGGTACTCTCCCCGGTCTGGCTCGCCGAATCGATCCGCAGCGAAGCCGCCGCAGCGCTGGCCGCATACGACTGA
- a CDS encoding transcriptional regulator has product MSSVPSKRAAPRRSRTGISFEDMAARRAERLVNLVICLLSTRQFLTAEHIRNAVPGYESGESGSKADEAFKRMFERDKAELRDLGVPLETGRNSIFDSDDGYRITRREYELPAVEFDPSEAAAVGLAARLWQSATLGAPARTALIKLRAGGADVDANAPAGASPHIDSSDPSLPALIDAARLARVVTFDYLKLGEIDPQTRTVEPWGVLSWRGRWYVVGHDRQRGEARSFRLSRITGAVTAIGSPAAFTRPDGIDLLDYVSRRPAEQQHIARVAVARTGAGALRRMAGNYTDEVLTIEYNDEQRMARLIAGAGRNARVLEPPELVSAVRRRLQAAAGETAAAIGAST; this is encoded by the coding sequence GTGAGTAGCGTGCCCAGCAAGCGCGCCGCACCCCGACGATCGCGCACAGGCATTAGTTTTGAGGACATGGCGGCGAGACGGGCAGAGCGACTGGTAAACCTCGTGATCTGCCTGCTCTCCACTCGTCAGTTCCTCACCGCCGAACACATCCGCAACGCCGTGCCCGGTTACGAGTCGGGGGAGTCGGGGAGCAAGGCCGACGAGGCGTTCAAGCGGATGTTCGAGCGGGACAAGGCGGAGCTGCGCGATCTCGGCGTGCCGCTCGAGACCGGGCGGAACAGCATCTTCGACTCCGACGACGGCTACCGCATCACCCGTCGTGAGTACGAGCTTCCGGCCGTCGAGTTCGACCCGTCCGAGGCGGCCGCGGTGGGCCTGGCCGCACGGCTCTGGCAGTCGGCGACGCTCGGGGCACCGGCTCGGACGGCGCTCATCAAGCTGCGGGCCGGGGGCGCGGACGTCGACGCCAACGCGCCGGCCGGAGCCTCGCCGCACATCGATTCGAGCGACCCGTCGCTGCCGGCACTCATCGACGCCGCCCGGCTGGCCCGGGTCGTCACCTTCGACTACCTGAAGCTGGGCGAGATCGATCCTCAGACGCGCACCGTCGAACCCTGGGGCGTCCTCTCCTGGCGCGGACGCTGGTACGTGGTCGGGCACGATCGCCAGCGGGGCGAGGCCCGTAGTTTCCGGCTCTCCCGGATCACCGGGGCGGTCACCGCGATCGGATCACCCGCCGCTTTCACCCGCCCGGACGGTATTGACCTCCTCGACTACGTGAGCCGCCGCCCAGCCGAGCAGCAGCACATCGCCCGCGTCGCCGTGGCGCGGACCGGCGCCGGGGCGCTGCGCCGGATGGCCGGCAACTACACCGACGAGGTGCTCACCATCGAATACAACGATGAGCAGCGCATGGCCCGACTGATCGCCGGCGCCGGACGCAACGCCCGCGTGCTGGAACCGCCGGAGCTGGTCAGCGCAGTGCGCCGGCGTCTACAGGCCGCCGCCGGTGAGACGGCGGCGGCGATCGGCGCCTCCACGTGA
- a CDS encoding proteasome accessory factor A, with the protein MQRRIFGIENEYGVTCTFHGQRRLSPDEVARYLFRRVVSWGRSSNVFLRNGARLYLDVGSHPEYATPECDSITSLVAHDKAGERILEGLVLDAERRLHDEGIAGDIYLFKNNTDSAGNSYGCHENFLVGRHGEFSRLADVLIPFLVTRQLICGAGKVLQTPRGAVYCLSQRAEHIWEGVSSATTRSRPIINTRDEPHADAERYRRLHVIVGDSNMNEATTMLKVGSADLVLRMIEEGVTFRDLSLENPIRAIREISHDLTGTRTVRLTSGRDASALQIQREYYGRAVDFVARTGCDDVSKRVLELWGRTLDAIEGSNLGLIEREIDWATKLMLIQRYQNKHDLPLSSPRIAQLDLAYHDINRNRGLYYLLQRKNAVERVVTDLEIFRGKSVPPQTTRAKLRGDFIHRAQEKRRDFTVDWVHLKLNDQAQRTVLCKDPFRSVDERVEKLIASM; encoded by the coding sequence GTGCAGCGACGGATCTTCGGAATCGAGAACGAGTACGGAGTCACGTGCACATTTCATGGGCAGCGGCGGCTCTCCCCGGACGAGGTAGCGCGGTATCTCTTCCGACGCGTGGTCTCCTGGGGCCGCTCCTCCAACGTATTCCTGCGTAACGGAGCCCGTCTCTACCTCGATGTAGGCAGCCACCCGGAGTACGCAACGCCGGAGTGTGACTCCATCACCTCGCTCGTCGCCCATGACAAGGCCGGCGAACGCATCCTCGAGGGGTTGGTGCTCGACGCCGAGCGCCGCCTTCATGACGAGGGCATCGCGGGCGACATCTACCTCTTCAAGAACAACACCGACTCAGCCGGAAACTCCTACGGTTGTCACGAGAATTTCCTCGTCGGCCGACACGGGGAATTCAGCCGCCTGGCCGATGTGCTCATTCCATTCCTGGTTACCCGTCAGCTGATCTGCGGGGCCGGAAAGGTGCTGCAGACTCCGCGCGGCGCGGTCTACTGCCTCAGCCAGCGCGCCGAGCACATCTGGGAAGGCGTCTCCTCGGCCACCACCCGCTCCCGACCGATCATCAACACCCGCGATGAACCGCACGCGGACGCCGAACGGTACCGGCGGCTGCACGTGATCGTCGGTGACTCGAACATGAACGAAGCGACGACCATGCTGAAGGTCGGGTCGGCCGACCTGGTGCTCCGGATGATCGAGGAGGGTGTGACCTTCCGGGATCTGAGCCTGGAGAACCCCATCCGGGCGATCCGGGAGATCTCCCACGACCTCACCGGCACCCGCACCGTCCGGCTGACATCCGGCCGGGACGCGTCGGCCCTGCAGATCCAGCGCGAGTACTACGGACGGGCGGTGGACTTCGTTGCCCGCACCGGCTGTGACGACGTCTCCAAGCGCGTGCTCGAACTCTGGGGGCGCACTCTGGACGCGATCGAGGGGAGCAACCTCGGTCTCATCGAGCGGGAGATCGACTGGGCGACGAAGCTGATGCTCATCCAGCGCTACCAGAACAAACACGACCTGCCGCTCTCGTCGCCCCGGATCGCGCAACTGGACCTGGCCTACCACGACATCAACCGCAACCGGGGGCTGTACTACCTGCTGCAGCGCAAGAACGCGGTCGAGCGGGTGGTCACCGATCTGGAGATCTTCCGCGGCAAGTCGGTGCCCCCGCAGACGACCAGAGCGAAGCTGCGGGGCGACTTCATCCACCGGGCCCAGGAGAAGCGGCGTGACTTCACCGTCGACTGGGTGCACTTGAAGCTGAACGATCAGGCCCAGCGCACGGTGCTGTGCAAGGACCCGTTCCGTAGTGTCGACGAAAGAGTAGAGAAGCTCATCGCGAGCATGTGA
- a CDS encoding proteasome alpha subunit produces the protein MSMPMYASAEQIMRDRSEFARKGIARGRSVVVLTYADGVLFVAENASSALHKVSEIYDRIGFAAVGKYNEFENLRVAGIRLADLRGYSYDRRDVTARALANAYAQTLGTIFTEQQKPYEVEICVAEVGESSSDDQLYRLSYDGTIVDEPEFLVMGGQAEALTVTLRDAYKPGLPLAEALVDAVTVLGSVGGTGGPRSLQAGQLEVAVLDRNRAVRKFRRITGAALSEMLPAAAPWAVEGGAAQEKAAIEVAELPVDPPAPAAGDPSGES, from the coding sequence ATGTCGATGCCGATGTACGCATCCGCAGAACAGATCATGCGTGATCGCTCCGAATTCGCGCGCAAAGGCATCGCGCGCGGACGGAGCGTCGTCGTACTGACCTACGCGGACGGTGTCCTCTTCGTCGCTGAGAACGCCAGTTCGGCCCTGCACAAGGTGAGCGAGATCTACGACCGCATCGGCTTCGCGGCCGTCGGCAAGTACAACGAATTCGAGAACCTCCGGGTGGCGGGGATCCGGCTGGCCGACCTGCGTGGCTACAGCTACGACCGCCGGGACGTCACCGCGCGGGCCCTAGCCAACGCGTATGCCCAGACTCTCGGCACGATCTTCACCGAGCAGCAGAAGCCCTACGAGGTGGAGATCTGCGTCGCCGAGGTCGGTGAGAGCTCCTCCGATGACCAGCTCTACCGGCTCAGCTACGACGGCACGATCGTCGACGAGCCCGAATTCCTGGTGATGGGCGGCCAGGCCGAGGCGCTGACGGTGACTCTGCGCGATGCCTACAAGCCCGGGCTACCGCTGGCCGAGGCACTGGTCGACGCGGTGACCGTGCTGGGTTCAGTGGGTGGCACCGGCGGACCGCGGAGCCTACAGGCCGGCCAGTTGGAGGTGGCGGTGCTCGACCGCAACCGGGCCGTGCGCAAGTTCCGCCGCATCACTGGAGCGGCGCTGTCGGAGATGCTTCCGGCGGCGGCGCCGTGGGCCGTCGAGGGTGGCGCTGCCCAGGAAAAGGCGGCCATCGAGGTGGCTGAGCTGCCGGTCGACCCGCCAGCCCCCGCTGCCGGGGACCCGTCCGGCGAGAGCTGA
- a CDS encoding proteasome endopeptidase complex, beta component Threonine peptidase. MEROPS family T01B has product MISRGHEPLGLLQYATAPGSSSFTEFLSSASPELLPGPSSREAGELAPHGTTIVSAVFDSGVVMAGDRRATAGNLIAQRDIEKVFATDDYSVVGIAGTAGLAIEIVRLYQVELEHYEKIEGTQLTLDGKANRLATMIRGNLAQAMQGLAVVPLFAGFDLDAPDPRTAGRIYSFDVAGGRYPEMYYESIGSGSLFARGSLKKLWRPAMTREQIIRVAVEALYDAADDDSATGGPDLGRRIFPVVRIVTAAGAVRVGDDELTSVVEAIISDRSSNPGS; this is encoded by the coding sequence GTGATCTCGCGCGGACACGAGCCGCTCGGGCTGCTGCAGTACGCAACGGCACCGGGCTCGTCGTCGTTCACCGAGTTTCTCAGCTCCGCATCGCCGGAGCTGCTCCCCGGCCCGTCCAGCCGCGAGGCCGGTGAGCTGGCCCCGCACGGCACCACCATCGTCTCGGCGGTCTTCGACTCCGGCGTCGTGATGGCCGGTGACCGCCGGGCCACGGCCGGAAACCTGATCGCGCAGCGAGACATCGAGAAGGTCTTCGCCACCGACGATTACTCCGTGGTCGGCATCGCCGGTACGGCGGGGCTGGCGATCGAGATCGTGCGTCTTTATCAGGTCGAACTCGAGCACTACGAGAAGATCGAGGGCACCCAGCTCACCCTCGATGGCAAGGCGAACCGCCTGGCGACGATGATCCGCGGAAACCTGGCCCAGGCCATGCAGGGGCTGGCGGTCGTCCCGCTCTTCGCCGGCTTCGACCTCGACGCCCCCGATCCACGCACCGCCGGACGCATCTACAGCTTCGACGTCGCCGGTGGCCGCTACCCCGAGATGTATTACGAGTCCATTGGCTCCGGATCGCTCTTTGCCCGCGGTTCACTGAAGAAACTCTGGCGTCCGGCCATGACCCGGGAGCAGATCATCCGGGTCGCCGTCGAGGCTCTGTACGACGCCGCCGACGACGACTCGGCCACTGGTGGTCCGGACCTCGGCCGGCGGATCTTCCCGGTCGTGCGGATCGTCACCGCGGCCGGCGCCGTCCGGGTCGGCGACGACGAACTCACCTCGGTCGTCGAGGCGATCATCAGCGACCGCTCCAGCAACCCCGGTTCCTAG
- a CDS encoding prokaryotic ubiquitin-like protein Pup translates to MPTHDSGQSRPQRQPDAVEDADLEETTSEVAERHEKLSEDVDAILDEIDDVLETNAEDFVRSFVQKGGE, encoded by the coding sequence ATGCCTACTCATGACAGCGGCCAGAGCCGTCCCCAGCGTCAACCCGACGCCGTCGAGGACGCGGACCTGGAAGAGACCACCAGCGAAGTAGCGGAGCGGCACGAGAAGCTCTCCGAGGACGTCGACGCGATCCTCGACGAGATCGATGACGTCCTGGAGACCAACGCCGAAGACTTCGTCCGGTCGTTCGTCCAGAAGGGCGGCGAGTGA
- a CDS encoding proteasome accessory factor A gives MTETPAASVGVRRVMGTEVEYGVSVPGQPHANAMLLSAQVVNAYSNGLPASRARRAAWDFEEESPLRDARGFDLGTGSVAQEFIDAEEDTGMANVILPNGARLYVDHAHPEYSTPEVTSPLDIVRWDKAGELVMAEAVRRVAAAPGLNGQINLYKNNTDNKGASYGAHENYLMSRSTPFNAIVRHLIPFFVTRQVICGAGRVGIGQDGRESGFQISQRADFFEVEVGLETTLKRPIINTRDEPHADADRYRRLHVIIGDANLSETSTYLKVGTTSLVLAMIEDGYLADDLTIAQPVRELHQISHNPSLEHLITMADGRTMTALELQEEYLDRAKKFIDDRCGPDADSQTVDVLARWERLLAVLGSDPMSLANELDWVAKLRLLQGYRERDGLEWDSHQLQLVDLQYSDVRPAKGLFHRLVARGAMKTLIDPDSSVAAMNTPPEDTRAFFRGECLRRYGQSIAAASWDSVVFDVGRESLVRVPTLEPLRGTRSHVGELLDRCPDATSLIDALLGPR, from the coding sequence ATGACTGAAACCCCGGCAGCGTCGGTCGGCGTCCGCCGGGTGATGGGCACCGAGGTCGAGTACGGCGTGAGCGTGCCCGGACAGCCGCATGCCAACGCCATGCTCCTGTCGGCCCAGGTCGTGAACGCGTACTCCAACGGGCTGCCGGCCAGCCGGGCCCGCCGCGCCGCGTGGGACTTCGAGGAGGAGTCGCCGCTGCGTGATGCCCGCGGGTTCGACCTCGGTACCGGCTCGGTGGCCCAGGAGTTCATCGACGCCGAAGAGGACACCGGGATGGCCAACGTCATCCTGCCCAACGGCGCCCGGCTCTACGTCGACCACGCCCACCCGGAGTACTCGACGCCCGAGGTCACCTCCCCGCTGGACATCGTCCGGTGGGACAAGGCCGGCGAGCTGGTGATGGCCGAGGCGGTGCGCCGGGTCGCGGCGGCGCCTGGCCTCAACGGGCAGATCAACCTCTACAAGAACAACACCGACAACAAGGGCGCCTCCTACGGGGCGCACGAGAACTACCTGATGAGCCGTTCGACGCCGTTCAACGCAATCGTGCGGCATCTCATCCCGTTCTTCGTCACCCGCCAGGTCATCTGCGGCGCCGGCCGGGTCGGGATCGGCCAGGACGGGCGCGAGTCGGGTTTTCAGATCTCCCAGCGGGCCGACTTCTTCGAGGTCGAGGTCGGGCTGGAGACCACGCTCAAGCGCCCGATCATCAACACCCGGGACGAGCCGCACGCGGACGCCGATCGCTACCGGCGGCTGCACGTGATCATCGGCGACGCCAACCTCTCCGAGACGTCGACGTACTTGAAGGTGGGCACCACTTCCCTGGTGCTGGCGATGATCGAGGACGGCTACCTGGCTGATGACCTGACGATCGCCCAGCCGGTACGGGAACTCCATCAGATCTCGCACAACCCGTCGCTCGAGCACCTGATCACGATGGCCGACGGCCGCACGATGACGGCGCTCGAGCTGCAGGAGGAGTACCTCGACCGGGCCAAGAAGTTCATCGACGACCGCTGCGGACCGGATGCGGACTCGCAGACCGTCGACGTGCTGGCCCGCTGGGAGCGGCTGCTGGCGGTACTCGGCAGCGACCCGATGAGCCTGGCCAACGAGCTGGACTGGGTGGCCAAACTGCGCCTGCTGCAGGGGTATCGGGAGCGCGACGGCCTGGAGTGGGACTCCCACCAGTTGCAGCTGGTCGACCTGCAGTACAGCGATGTGCGCCCGGCCAAGGGTCTCTTCCACCGGCTGGTCGCCCGAGGCGCCATGAAGACGCTCATCGACCCCGACTCCAGCGTGGCGGCGATGAACACCCCACCCGAGGACACCCGGGCCTTCTTCCGCGGCGAGTGCCTACGGCGCTACGGACAGTCGATCGCGGCCGCGTCCTGGGACTCGGTGGTCTTCGACGTGGGGCGTGAATCGCTGGTCCGTGTCCCCACCCTTGAACCACTGCGCGGAACCCGCAGCCACGTCGGCGAACTGCTCGACCGCTGCCCGGACGCGACTTCGCTCATCGATGCCCTGCTCGGTCCGCGCTAG
- a CDS encoding proteasome-associated ATPase — protein sequence MAHESDEFARRDTAEILQLQEELQLLRERVAASPRHVRALEERLSEAQARVASLTDRNDRLASTLREARDQMIALKEEIDRLAQPPSGYGVFLELFEDGTVDIFTSGRKLRVAVSPEVTAADLQYGQEVMLNEAMNVVAARGFERVGEIVTLKEILEGRDRALVVGHTDEERVVHLAETLRSQKIKAGDSLLVETRSSYAYERIPKSEVEELILEEVPDIDYSDIGGLAKQIDAIRDAVEMPFLHADVFREHELRPPKGILLYGPPGCGKTLIAKAVANSLAKQVQRVRGAEGDGHAKSYFLNIKGPELLNKYVGETERHIRLIFQRAREKASEGTPVIVFFDEMDSIFRTRGSGVSSDVETTIVPQLLSEIDGVEGLENVIVIGASNREDMIDPAILRPGRLDVKIKIERPDAEAARDIFSKYITHTLPIHADDLAEHGGSIPATVSGMIQHTVERMYSESEENRFLEVTYANGDKETLYFKDFNSGAMIQNIVDRGKKMAIKDLLTTGQRGLRMQHLLAACVDEFRENEDLPNTTNPDDWARISGKKGERIVYIRTLVSGKGSEAGRSIDTIGNTGQYL from the coding sequence ATGGCTCACGAGTCCGACGAGTTCGCCCGACGTGACACGGCGGAGATTTTGCAGCTCCAGGAGGAGCTGCAGCTGCTGCGTGAGCGGGTTGCCGCCTCACCCCGCCACGTCCGTGCCCTGGAGGAGCGGCTGAGCGAAGCTCAGGCCCGCGTGGCGAGCCTCACTGACCGTAACGATCGTCTCGCCAGCACACTGCGCGAGGCCCGTGATCAGATGATCGCCCTCAAGGAAGAGATCGACCGGCTGGCCCAGCCGCCGAGCGGCTACGGCGTCTTCCTGGAGCTCTTCGAGGACGGCACCGTCGACATCTTCACCAGCGGCCGCAAGCTGCGGGTCGCCGTCTCACCGGAGGTCACCGCGGCCGACCTGCAGTACGGCCAGGAAGTGATGCTCAACGAGGCGATGAACGTCGTCGCCGCCCGCGGCTTCGAGCGGGTCGGCGAGATCGTCACGCTGAAGGAGATCCTCGAGGGTCGCGACCGGGCGCTCGTCGTCGGCCACACCGATGAGGAGCGGGTCGTCCACCTCGCCGAGACGCTGCGTTCGCAGAAGATCAAGGCCGGCGACTCCCTGCTGGTTGAGACGCGTTCGTCCTACGCCTACGAGCGCATCCCCAAGAGCGAGGTCGAGGAGCTGATCCTCGAAGAGGTCCCCGACATCGACTACTCAGACATCGGTGGCTTGGCCAAGCAGATCGACGCCATTCGTGACGCGGTCGAGATGCCGTTCCTGCATGCCGACGTCTTCCGCGAGCACGAGCTGCGTCCGCCGAAGGGCATCCTGCTCTACGGCCCTCCCGGCTGCGGCAAGACGCTCATCGCGAAGGCTGTCGCGAACTCGCTGGCCAAGCAGGTGCAGCGCGTCCGCGGAGCCGAGGGTGACGGGCACGCGAAGTCGTACTTCTTGAACATCAAGGGCCCGGAGCTGCTCAACAAGTACGTCGGCGAGACGGAGCGGCACATCCGCCTCATCTTCCAGCGCGCCCGTGAGAAGGCCAGCGAGGGGACTCCGGTCATCGTCTTCTTCGACGAGATGGACTCGATCTTCCGCACCCGCGGTTCAGGGGTCTCCTCCGACGTGGAGACGACGATCGTCCCGCAGTTGCTGAGCGAGATCGACGGCGTCGAGGGCTTGGAGAACGTCATCGTCATCGGCGCCTCCAACCGCGAGGACATGATCGACCCGGCCATCCTGCGTCCGGGGCGTCTGGACGTGAAGATCAAGATCGAGCGACCGGACGCCGAAGCGGCCCGCGACATCTTCTCCAAGTACATCACCCACACACTGCCGATCCACGCCGACGACCTAGCCGAGCACGGCGGCAGCATCCCGGCCACGGTCAGCGGCATGATCCAGCACACCGTGGAGCGCATGTACTCCGAGTCCGAGGAGAACCGTTTCCTCGAGGTCACCTACGCCAACGGCGACAAGGAGACCTTGTACTTCAAGGACTTCAACTCGGGCGCGATGATCCAGAACATCGTCGACCGCGGCAAGAAGATGGCGATCAAGGACCTCCTCACCACCGGACAGCGTGGCCTGCGCATGCAGCATCTGCTGGCCGCCTGCGTCGACGAGTTCCGTGAGAACGAGGACCTGCCGAACACCACCAACCCGGACGACTGGGCCCGCATCTCGGGTAAGAAGGGTGAGCGGATCGTCTACATCCGCACCCTGGTCTCCGGCAAGGGCTCCGAAGCCGGCCGCTCCATCGACACCATCGGAAACACCGGTCAGTACCTCTGA
- a CDS encoding ferredoxin, which produces MTEPLRVWIDQDLCTGDGLCVQYAPEVFEFDVDGLAYVKDGDGELLAAAGARVDVPGNLRLDVIDSAKECPGDCIHVERAADGVEIAGPEA; this is translated from the coding sequence GTGACTGAACCGCTTCGCGTCTGGATCGATCAGGACCTCTGCACCGGTGACGGGCTCTGCGTCCAGTACGCGCCGGAGGTCTTCGAATTCGACGTGGACGGCCTCGCGTACGTCAAGGACGGCGACGGGGAACTCCTCGCGGCGGCCGGCGCGCGGGTGGACGTGCCCGGCAACCTGCGGCTGGACGTCATCGACTCGGCGAAGGAGTGCCCGGGCGACTGTATCCACGTCGAGCGGGCCGCCGACGGCGTCGAGATCGCCGGCCCGGAAGCCTAG